In Kaistella sp. 97-N-M2, the sequence GTTTTTATGGGCAGGAATTAGGTAAAATTAATTTTCAGGAGTTTAGTGATGGCGAATTCGAGCCAGTTTTAGATGAATCTGTCCGTGGTGGGCGGGTTTTTTTAATTGCATCCACTTTTCCTCCCGCAGATAATTTGCTGGAATTGTTATTAATGATTGATGCCTCCAAGCGCGCTTCGGCCAAAAGTGTTACCGTTGTTTTGCCTTATTACGGTTTGGCAAGGCAGGACCGCAAAGATCAGCCCAGAGCCCCCATCGGTGCCAAGCTGGTTGCGAATCTTCTTACAGCGGCGGGCGCCACAAGAGTGATGACCATGGATTTACACGCGGATCAGATTCAGGGATTTTTCGAAATTCCGGTGGATCATTTGTATGCTTCCACCATTTTCATCGACTATATTCAAAAATTAAATTTAGACCATCTTACCATCGCTTCGCCGGATATGGGAGGCGCAAAACGCGCCAAAAATTACGCCGGGCATTTAGGAGCAGATGTTGTGATCGCCTACAAAGAACGAAAGAAAGCCAATGTTGTCGACGAAATGTTTCTGATTGGTGATGTAGAAGGAAGAAACGTGGTCCTCATCGATGATATGATCGATACCGCGGGAACACTCTGCAAGGCCGCAGATATCCTGATGGCAAACGGTGCCATAAGCGTTCGCGCCATGGCTACTCACGGTGTACTCTCCGGTAAAGCCTACGAAAACATTGAAAACTCAAAATTAGTCGAAGTCATTGTAACCGACAGTATTCCGGTGAAAGAAAATCTTTCCTCCAAAATAAAGGTACTTTCCTGTGCCGAACTCTTTGCAGATGTTATGAAAATGGTGCACGAACATAAATCCATCAGCGAGAAATTCATTATATAGAAAATAATCTATATCTTTGCACCCTTAAAAATTTTTTATTTACATTATGAAATCTATCACAATTCAAGGTACAAAAAGAGAAAGCGTGGGCAAAAAGTCTACTAAAGCTTTACGTGATGCTGAATTAGTTCCTTGTGTTGTTTACGGAGGCGCCGAAACCCTTAATTTTTCTGCTGAAGAAAGATCTTTCAAAGGTTTGGTATACACTCCCGAAGCACACACGGTATCTATTGAGGTTGACGGGCAAACCATTGCCGCAATCCTTCAAGACATCCAGTTCCATCCCCTAACCGACAAAATTTTACACGCTGATTTCTATCAGATGTCCGATGACAAACCGGTGGTTATGGAAGTTCCTGTAGCACTTACAGGTCGTTCAAAAGGTGTTGTTGCCGGTGGTTCGCTAAGACAGTCCTTCAGAAAACTGAAAGTAAAAGCACTTCCAGGAAACTTGCCGGACGAAATCGTGGTCGACGTAACTTCATTGAAAATTGGAGGTAAACTTTATGTGGGCGACATCAAAACCGAAAATTTCAGTTTCATGCATCCGGACAACGCTGTAGTTGTTGCCGTTAAGATGTCCAGAACTGCAATGAAAGGTGGCGCTGGCGCAGACGACGAAGACGAAGAAGAAACTACGGATGCTGCTGTAGAAGGAGATGCTCCTGCTGCAGAAGCTACAAGCGCAGAATAATTTTTCCGCAAATATTTTATAAAATCCCGTCCATTCATTTGGCGGGATTTTTTTTGCAGCAACCTCAATTTCGCTGCTTTCGAAGAGGTGTCGCGCTTTCCGCTGTATCTTTTGTTCCGCCTTGGCGGGCCTGAGCCTTTCGCAAGTCTCCACAAAAGGATGCCGCTCCAATCGCGGCTGAAAATAAAATGATTTCCCCCTTCGCCGACAGACCAGCCTTGCAAATTTAAAACCAGATTCATATTTTTTACCTAATTTTACGTTCATCAAAAACCATTTCGTGCCGAAAAAATTATTCTATACCATCCTTTTTTGCAGCGGCTGCTTTCTGCATGCCCAGCAAAACGAAGAATTTCAGTCGGCTAAGAAATATTTCGACTATCAGCGGTTTATGCTGAATAATGAGTTCAAGAAAAAATTCGACCTGGAAGACAATACGCAGGAGAAAATGTCTATCAAAAGAGATTTTTCCGAGTTTATGACGAAGCTCGACAGCATTCAAAACACCGCCTTTATCGGAACCTTGATCAAAGTAAAAAACCGCGAAGATTTACAGCGGCTGAATACGAAAAATTCCCGCCCTGCCTCTGCGTCTAATCCGTCGAAAAAGGACTTGAATAAGGAAGCAAAATACCCGGGCGGTTTCGAGATTTTACGCAAACAGGTTTCAGATCTTTTTTACGCGGAAGCCATTTTGCCGGACCAAAAAATCATCAAAGCAAATGTTTTGTTTGTGGTGGAGAAAGATGGCACCATAAGTTCCGTGCATGCGGAAGGTGATCATTTTGCGTTTAACCGGCAGGCAGAAATTGCCATGTACCTACTTCCCGAAAGATTTTCCCCTGCCGTCATCAACGGTGCCGCGGTTCGTTACCGCTTTCGCCTTCCGTTAGCCATGAATTTTGATTAAAGCTGCGTCCTGAAAATACCCGATTATTAATCCAAATATTAATTATATATTTAAAAAAAATATATGAAGAAAATTCTCTTGGTTTCAGCTCTGGTGGCTGGGTTATCTTCGCTGAATGCACAGAATACAGCATCAGCCGAAAGACAAAACGACATTATGATTTCACCTATTGAGTTGATCGCCGGACCGGTCCTCAATGTAAGCTACGAAAGACTTCTTAATGAAAATTCCGGAATCGGCATCAACGGCCTTTTCGATCTGCAGAATGACGAGGATTATTCCTTTAATCAGATCTCCCCGTACTACCGCATGTATTTTGGAAAAAAATACGCGTCCGGATTTTTTGTAGAAGGCTTTGTGCCCATCACCATGACTAATGATACGCATTACATTCCTCATTACGATTCCAACAACTATTACACCTCGCCTGTGGAAGAAAAAAATACCACTTTGGGAATTGGTGTGGGATTCGGCGGCAAATGGGTAGCCAGAAAGAATATCATTTTTGAAGCCAGCGCAGGTATTGCGCGAAGATTCGGACTGGATTCCCATTATGACTCAGCAATTACAGGAAAAGGAATGTTGGGCATCGGATACCGATTCTAACCTAAACTTCATCAAAAGGTTTGGTTTCTACTGAACCTTTTTGATTTAAAAGCTATCTTCCATCATTCATCATTCATCATTCATCATCCATCATCCATCATCCATCATCCACCATCCCTCACTCATGTTCACCGACGAATATTTTATGAAAATGGCTTTGCAGGAAGCCGAAACCGCTCTGGAAAAGGAGGAGGTTCCCATCGGCTGTATCGTGGTTTCAAACAACCGCGTAATTGCCCGGGCACACAACCTTACAGAAACTTTAAATGATGTTACCGCGCACGCGGAGATGCAGGCGATCACGTCGTCGGCCAATTTTTTGGGCGGAAAATATCTGCAAAACTGTACGTTATATGTTACCCTCGAACCCTGCGTAATGTGCTGTGGGGCGTTAAACTGGTCCCAGATTTCGAAAGTGGTCATCGGTGCGCGCGATGAACAGCGCGGTTTTATCAACAAAGGTTTAAAACTTCATCCGAAAACCGAAATCGTTTTGGGCGTTTTGGAAAACGAGTGTTCCGTGATTGTGAAAGATTTTTTTAGAAATAAGAGGTAGCGAATTTCTATTAGATATTATTTTTAACTGAATTTTCTTTTTGCGAATGCTTCCATTCAAAAGAAACCGTTTAAAGATCCTTTCCCAGATAATGCAGTCCTTTCAGCGTGTGCAGCCGGTCTGCAACATGAATTTTGTCCGTTAAAGGTTTATAAACGTGGGAAACGCCACCCGTTGCGATTACAAAACAATCATCGTCCACTTCCTTGTTTATCCGGTCGATAAAGCCTTCCACCATTCCCAAATATCCGTAGACCATGCCGCTTTGCATGCACGAAACGGTATCGAGTCCCAATACTTTGTCGGGTTTAATTAATTCGATTTCGGGTAGTTGTGCCGTCCCTTTAATTAAAGAATTCAGCGCCGTAATAATTCCGGGCGCGATAATGACGCCTAAAGTTTCGCCGGATTCGGAAAGACAGCTTGCAGTCAGGGCCGTGCCGAAATCGAAAATAATTTTCTTTCTTTCCGGATAAAGGTGATGTGCCGCCACGAGATTCGCGTAAATGTCCGTTCCCATCTGCTTGGATTTTGGCTGGACGTTCGAGGGCGTGTCGCGGTCCACAATGATCGGTTTTTGACCGTGAATTTTTCTAATAGCGCTTG encodes:
- a CDS encoding DUF3575 domain-containing protein; this encodes MKKILLVSALVAGLSSLNAQNTASAERQNDIMISPIELIAGPVLNVSYERLLNENSGIGINGLFDLQNDEDYSFNQISPYYRMYFGKKYASGFFVEGFVPITMTNDTHYIPHYDSNNYYTSPVEEKNTTLGIGVGFGGKWVARKNIIFEASAGIARRFGLDSHYDSAITGKGMLGIGYRF
- a CDS encoding ribose-phosphate pyrophosphokinase; this translates as MSEQASYLFSTRTSKVLAEKIARFYGQELGKINFQEFSDGEFEPVLDESVRGGRVFLIASTFPPADNLLELLLMIDASKRASAKSVTVVLPYYGLARQDRKDQPRAPIGAKLVANLLTAAGATRVMTMDLHADQIQGFFEIPVDHLYASTIFIDYIQKLNLDHLTIASPDMGGAKRAKNYAGHLGADVVIAYKERKKANVVDEMFLIGDVEGRNVVLIDDMIDTAGTLCKAADILMANGAISVRAMATHGVLSGKAYENIENSKLVEVIVTDSIPVKENLSSKIKVLSCAELFADVMKMVHEHKSISEKFII
- a CDS encoding 50S ribosomal protein L25/general stress protein Ctc; its protein translation is MKSITIQGTKRESVGKKSTKALRDAELVPCVVYGGAETLNFSAEERSFKGLVYTPEAHTVSIEVDGQTIAAILQDIQFHPLTDKILHADFYQMSDDKPVVMEVPVALTGRSKGVVAGGSLRQSFRKLKVKALPGNLPDEIVVDVTSLKIGGKLYVGDIKTENFSFMHPDNAVVVAVKMSRTAMKGGAGADDEDEEETTDAAVEGDAPAAEATSAE
- a CDS encoding type III pantothenate kinase — its product is MNSIAINIGNTNIRFGLFDDDRCDISWIINTKPYRTSDELQMQFMMMYQTHKLDIEKIEKVIIGSVVPQLTREISSAIRKIHGQKPIIVDRDTPSNVQPKSKQMGTDIYANLVAAHHLYPERKKIIFDFGTALTASCLSESGETLGVIIAPGIITALNSLIKGTAQLPEIELIKPDKVLGLDTVSCMQSGMVYGYLGMVEGFIDRINKEVDDDCFVIATGGVSHVYKPLTDKIHVADRLHTLKGLHYLGKDL
- a CDS encoding energy transducer TonB, with amino-acid sequence MPKKLFYTILFCSGCFLHAQQNEEFQSAKKYFDYQRFMLNNEFKKKFDLEDNTQEKMSIKRDFSEFMTKLDSIQNTAFIGTLIKVKNREDLQRLNTKNSRPASASNPSKKDLNKEAKYPGGFEILRKQVSDLFYAEAILPDQKIIKANVLFVVEKDGTISSVHAEGDHFAFNRQAEIAMYLLPERFSPAVINGAAVRYRFRLPLAMNFD
- a CDS encoding nucleoside deaminase, with protein sequence MFTDEYFMKMALQEAETALEKEEVPIGCIVVSNNRVIARAHNLTETLNDVTAHAEMQAITSSANFLGGKYLQNCTLYVTLEPCVMCCGALNWSQISKVVIGARDEQRGFINKGLKLHPKTEIVLGVLENECSVIVKDFFRNKR